From Pseudomonas hefeiensis, one genomic window encodes:
- a CDS encoding PvdJ/PvdD/PvdP-like protein, translating into MTISRRWFLAGLALTGAAVPAVYYGHRELTRPDPTVTPGEASFDVADVAGQRRADTLRGIWTIRFSGSDAGLDGLPQDGLQVFLDIAHKGRGLVGCLDTAERLRAGDEPRYRVLGDLAGDDKKQLSWRLIGTRQDAPDYEFIMTLDEVWAGFGNAGTATLSGRVLRLDRPLALPELDHQFIARKLPFPEARERTPLSPPLLAWLVSPEHRLFHQLWHASRDKWHSLDEDKRNALRGIGWQPGPRDHERDARGKRKDRNGSGVDFFFMHRHMLGTARSFQPLPSWPRFPLPQPELERDRLGFARYFDNHDGTALPPTWLASGDEQYAQWVSDIKTAETYHSNFQVWESRYRDPRYLSKLTLGQFGSEVELGLHDWLHMRWASVPRDPSNGHPVPFARDPADFAQRWYEPENDFLGDPFSSHVNPVFWAFHGWIDDRLEDWFRAHERFHPGEVSRLEVNGVPWFAPGRWVEIADPWLGPVTHGCSTTPGLQVGRSVEMDPETMKLALRITFGSDDKKLSELFRRVPQRPWYARNLKSKPV; encoded by the coding sequence ATGACGATTTCTCGACGATGGTTCTTGGCGGGCCTGGCGCTGACCGGTGCCGCCGTGCCTGCGGTGTATTACGGACATCGCGAACTGACCCGGCCGGACCCCACCGTCACCCCCGGCGAGGCCTCGTTCGATGTGGCGGACGTGGCGGGGCAGCGCCGGGCCGATACGTTGCGGGGTATCTGGACGATCCGTTTCTCAGGCAGCGACGCGGGCCTGGACGGTTTGCCCCAGGACGGTCTGCAAGTGTTCCTCGACATTGCCCACAAGGGCCGTGGCCTGGTGGGCTGCCTCGACACCGCTGAGCGGTTGCGCGCCGGTGATGAGCCGCGCTATCGAGTGTTGGGCGACTTGGCGGGGGATGACAAGAAACAATTGAGCTGGCGCCTGATCGGGACCCGGCAGGATGCGCCGGACTACGAATTCATCATGACCCTGGACGAAGTCTGGGCCGGCTTCGGCAATGCCGGCACCGCGACCCTCAGCGGTCGCGTGTTGCGCCTGGATCGCCCGCTGGCGTTGCCGGAACTCGACCATCAGTTCATCGCCCGCAAGCTGCCGTTCCCCGAAGCCCGCGAGCGCACGCCGCTGAGCCCGCCGTTGCTGGCCTGGCTGGTGTCGCCGGAGCATCGGCTGTTCCATCAGCTCTGGCACGCCTCGCGGGACAAATGGCACAGCCTGGACGAAGACAAGCGCAACGCCCTGCGCGGCATTGGCTGGCAGCCCGGCCCACGGGACCATGAACGTGACGCTCGCGGCAAGCGCAAGGATCGTAACGGTTCGGGCGTGGATTTCTTTTTCATGCACCGGCACATGCTCGGCACGGCCCGTTCGTTCCAGCCGCTGCCTTCGTGGCCGCGCTTCCCGTTGCCGCAGCCGGAGCTGGAGCGTGATCGCCTGGGCTTTGCCCGGTATTTCGATAACCACGATGGCACGGCCTTGCCGCCCACCTGGCTGGCCAGCGGCGACGAGCAGTACGCCCAATGGGTGAGTGACATCAAGACTGCCGAGACCTATCACAGCAACTTCCAGGTCTGGGAATCGCGCTACCGCGACCCGCGCTACCTGTCGAAACTGACCCTTGGCCAGTTTGGCTCGGAAGTGGAACTGGGCCTGCATGACTGGCTGCACATGCGCTGGGCTTCGGTGCCTCGCGATCCTTCCAACGGCCACCCGGTGCCCTTCGCCCGCGACCCGGCCGACTTTGCCCAGCGCTGGTACGAACCGGAAAACGACTTTCTCGGCGACCCGTTTTCCTCCCATGTGAACCCGGTGTTCTGGGCCTTCCACGGCTGGATCGACGACCGCCTCGAAGACTGGTTCCGCGCTCACGAACGTTTCCATCCGGGGGAGGTGAGCCGGCTGGAAGTCAACGGCGTGCCCTGGTTCGCCCCCGGCCGCTGGGTAGAAATCGCCGACCCCTGGCTGGGCCCGGTCACCCACGGCTGCAGCACCACACCGGGGCTACAGGTCGGGCGTTCGGTGGAGATGGACCCGGAAACCATGAAACTGGCCCTGCGCATTACTTTCGGCAGCGACGATAAAAAACTCTCCGAACTGTTTCGCCGCGTGCCGCAACGGCCGTGGTATGCGCGTAATCTCAAGAGTAAGCCGGTGTAA
- a CDS encoding MacB family efflux pump subunit, producing MNTPLIELRDIRKAYGGGDSPRVEVLRGIDLSIHAGEFLAIVGASGSGKSTLMNILGCLDRPSSGEYRFAGEDVARLGSDELAWLRREAFGFVFQGYHLIPSGTAQENVEMPAIYAGTSAAERHARASALLERLGLASRTGNRPHQLSGGQQQRVSIARALMNGGHIILADEPTGALDSQSGIEVMALLDELASQGHVVILITHDREVAARAKRIIEIRDGLIISDSAGALPHDVQANPKALQAVDLRQRLSAGSEHNGAWKGELLDAVQAAWRVMWINRFRTALTLLGIVIGVASVVVMLAVGEGSKRQVMAQMGAFGSNIIYLNGTAPTPRAAKGIISEHDLAALAALPQVQRIMPVNGADASVRFGNLDHTSYVGGNDTNFPTIFNWPVAQGSYFTEADERSAAAVAVIGHKVRHKLLKEVDDPIGRYILIENVPFQVVGVLAEKGASSGDSDADNRIAVPYSAASVRLFGSRHPEYVVIAARDAGKVKEAEQAISRTLLRLHDGKQDFELTNNAAMIQAEARTQGTLSLMLGAIAAISLLVGGIGVMNIMLMTVRERTREIGIRMATGARQRDILRQFLTEAVMLSVVGGLAGIGLALLVGGALLLGKIAVAFEWLAVFGAFGCALVTGVVFGFMPARKAARLDPVAALTSE from the coding sequence ATGAACACGCCCCTGATCGAACTGCGGGACATTCGCAAGGCCTACGGCGGTGGCGACAGCCCGCGGGTGGAGGTGCTGCGCGGCATCGACTTGTCCATTCACGCCGGGGAATTCCTGGCGATTGTCGGGGCGTCCGGCTCCGGAAAATCGACGCTGATGAACATCCTCGGCTGCCTCGACCGCCCCTCCAGCGGCGAATACCGGTTTGCCGGCGAAGACGTCGCTCGCCTGGGCAGCGATGAACTGGCCTGGCTGCGGCGCGAAGCCTTCGGCTTCGTGTTCCAGGGCTATCACCTGATTCCTTCCGGCACCGCCCAGGAGAACGTCGAGATGCCGGCCATCTATGCCGGCACCTCCGCCGCCGAGCGCCACGCCCGGGCCAGCGCCCTGCTCGAACGCCTGGGTCTGGCCAGCCGCACCGGCAACCGCCCTCATCAACTCTCCGGCGGCCAGCAGCAACGGGTGTCGATTGCCCGGGCCTTGATGAACGGCGGCCACATCATCCTCGCCGACGAACCCACCGGTGCCCTCGACAGCCAGAGCGGCATCGAGGTCATGGCGCTGCTCGACGAACTGGCGAGCCAGGGTCATGTGGTGATCCTGATCACCCACGACCGCGAGGTGGCGGCGCGGGCCAAACGCATCATTGAGATTCGCGACGGGCTGATCATCAGCGACAGCGCCGGCGCTTTGCCGCACGACGTGCAAGCCAATCCGAAGGCACTGCAAGCGGTGGACCTGCGCCAGCGTCTGAGCGCCGGCAGCGAACACAACGGCGCCTGGAAAGGCGAACTGCTCGACGCCGTGCAAGCGGCGTGGCGGGTGATGTGGATCAACCGCTTTCGCACCGCTCTGACGCTGCTGGGCATTGTCATCGGCGTGGCCTCGGTGGTGGTGATGCTGGCGGTGGGCGAAGGCAGCAAGCGCCAGGTCATGGCCCAGATGGGCGCCTTCGGCTCCAACATCATCTACCTCAACGGTACCGCGCCCACCCCGCGCGCCGCCAAGGGCATTATCAGCGAACACGACCTCGCGGCCCTCGCCGCCCTGCCCCAGGTGCAGCGCATCATGCCGGTCAACGGCGCCGACGCCAGCGTGCGCTTCGGCAACCTCGACCACACCAGCTACGTGGGCGGCAACGACACGAACTTCCCGACCATCTTCAATTGGCCGGTGGCCCAGGGCAGCTACTTCACCGAGGCCGATGAGCGCAGCGCTGCGGCGGTGGCGGTGATCGGTCACAAGGTCCGGCACAAGCTGCTCAAGGAGGTCGACGATCCCATCGGCCGCTACATCCTGATTGAGAACGTGCCCTTTCAGGTGGTCGGTGTGCTGGCGGAAAAAGGTGCCAGCTCCGGGGATTCGGACGCCGACAACCGCATCGCCGTGCCCTACTCTGCCGCCAGCGTGCGCTTGTTCGGCAGCCGTCATCCCGAGTATGTGGTGATCGCCGCCCGGGACGCGGGTAAGGTCAAGGAGGCCGAACAGGCCATCTCACGCACCCTGTTGCGCCTGCACGACGGCAAGCAGGATTTCGAACTGACCAACAACGCCGCAATGATCCAGGCCGAGGCACGCACCCAGGGCACACTGTCGCTGATGCTCGGTGCCATTGCCGCGATTTCGCTGCTGGTGGGCGGCATCGGCGTGATGAACATCATGCTCATGACCGTGCGCGAGCGAACCCGCGAGATCGGCATTCGCATGGCCACCGGCGCTCGCCAGCGGGACATCCTGCGCCAGTTCCTCACCGAAGCGGTGATGCTCTCGGTGGTCGGCGGGCTGGCCGGCATCGGCCTGGCCCTGCTGGTGGGCGGCGCGTTGCTGCTGGGCAAGATCGCAGTGGCCTTTGAATGGCTGGCGGTGTTCGGCGCCTTCGGCTGCGCCCTGGTCACCGGCGTTGTCTTCGGTTTCATGCCGGCCCGCAAGGCGGCTCGCCTCGACCCGGTCGCGGCCCTCACCAGTGAATGA
- a CDS encoding formylglycine-generating enzyme family protein, giving the protein MNSFSLTLFPALALAALLPSGAQASQPGQVFRDCKDCPEMVVLPTGTFQMGTAEDEVGREPDEGPIHPVTFDKPLAISRFQVLKGEWFAYLRDTGYSMPDGDKRPGRACKAGIPDYQGSDPRKQYTDRHPAVCMNFEEANAYVAWLSKKTGKPYRLVSESLREYAARGGSTGPFPFPFDEGKEYSIAQHANTYGAADGYNFTAPAGSFAPNAFGVYDMHGNIYEWTADCYNENYVGAPSDGSAWLTGKCEFKRIRGNDWGEAPVFSRSGNRNALVPGNRGDWIGFRVARDM; this is encoded by the coding sequence ATGAACAGTTTTTCGTTGACGCTATTCCCGGCACTGGCCCTCGCCGCCCTGCTGCCGTCAGGCGCCCAGGCGTCGCAACCGGGCCAGGTCTTTCGCGACTGCAAGGACTGCCCTGAGATGGTCGTGCTGCCCACCGGCACCTTTCAGATGGGCACCGCGGAAGACGAGGTGGGTCGCGAACCCGATGAAGGCCCGATTCACCCAGTGACCTTCGACAAGCCTTTGGCCATCAGCCGCTTCCAGGTATTGAAAGGCGAATGGTTCGCCTACCTGCGCGACACCGGCTACTCGATGCCCGACGGGGATAAACGTCCCGGCCGCGCGTGCAAGGCTGGCATCCCGGACTACCAGGGCAGCGACCCACGCAAGCAATACACCGATCGGCACCCGGCGGTGTGCATGAACTTCGAAGAGGCCAACGCTTACGTGGCCTGGTTGTCGAAAAAAACCGGCAAGCCATACCGCTTGGTCAGCGAGTCCCTGCGCGAATACGCCGCACGCGGCGGCAGCACCGGCCCGTTCCCCTTCCCGTTCGACGAGGGCAAGGAATACAGCATCGCCCAGCACGCCAACACCTACGGCGCGGCCGACGGCTACAACTTCACCGCCCCGGCCGGCAGCTTCGCGCCCAACGCCTTCGGCGTGTACGACATGCACGGCAACATCTATGAATGGACGGCCGATTGCTACAACGAAAACTACGTCGGTGCCCCAAGCGACGGCAGCGCCTGGCTGACTGGCAAATGCGAGTTCAAGCGCATCCGCGGCAACGACTGGGGCGAGGCACCGGTGTTCTCCCGCTCCGGCAACCGTAACGCGCTGGTGCCGGGCAATCGGGGTGACTGGATCGGCTTTCGGGTGGCGCGGGATATGTAG
- a CDS encoding DUF6124 family protein, whose translation MFKITPNPPEDDAKKLNEAADRALAFYLDPKPEKPNPPPGQLFTVAEGANLECLLANLSETLASVNVMANELAFDLEGARRSFALGIQQMVELSELLANRALDIAVPR comes from the coding sequence ATGTTCAAGATCACCCCCAATCCCCCCGAAGACGATGCCAAAAAACTCAACGAAGCCGCCGACCGCGCCCTCGCCTTTTACCTCGATCCCAAACCTGAAAAACCCAATCCGCCACCGGGCCAGTTGTTCACCGTCGCTGAAGGCGCAAACCTGGAATGCCTGCTGGCCAACCTCAGCGAAACCCTCGCCTCGGTGAATGTCATGGCCAACGAACTGGCCTTTGATCTGGAAGGCGCGCGGCGGAGTTTTGCCCTGGGAATCCAGCAGATGGTCGAGCTGAGTGAGCTGCTGGCGAACCGTGCGCTGGACATCGCTGTGCCGCGTTAA
- a CDS encoding efflux transporter outer membrane subunit: protein MKAHLTLLAAGLLLAACGTPAPAPDSGIQPPPAWQSFDTATARTDNQQWWTQFGSAQLNRLIEQARLDSHDLAAAIARVRQARAGAVIAGAPLLPQITAGLNGTRQELLRGKGYSQLDVNRDNRTIDYYDAHLSASYELDFWGGKRAARDSALSSLSASEFDRATVELTLLSAVANSYTQALSLREQQRIAELNLANAQSVLDLVQTRYDAGSATALELSQQKSLVAAQQRRLPQVQQQAREALITLAALLGQPVQSVTLDDENFDRLHWPAIDAGVPSDLLSRRPDIAAAEARLAAAQADISVARAAMLPSVTLGLSVATGADIAEQLLRNNVYNLTAGLAAPIFNNGRLKAERDRATARQEELLELYRAAIINGFADVEKALNGIHGLDRQRQWQSEELHQAQSAFDIAQSRYQAGAEDLLTVLETQRTLYAAQDMNVQLRLARVQASVALYKALGGGWRVM, encoded by the coding sequence ATGAAAGCGCACCTGACCCTCCTGGCCGCCGGCCTGTTGCTGGCCGCCTGCGGCACCCCCGCGCCGGCGCCGGACAGCGGCATCCAGCCGCCACCGGCCTGGCAGAGTTTCGACACCGCCACTGCTCGCACCGACAACCAGCAATGGTGGACGCAATTCGGCAGTGCGCAATTGAACCGCTTGATCGAACAAGCCCGCCTGGACAGCCACGACCTGGCCGCTGCCATCGCCCGGGTACGCCAGGCCCGGGCCGGCGCGGTAATCGCCGGCGCTCCGCTGCTGCCACAGATCACGGCCGGGCTCAACGGCACTCGCCAGGAATTGTTGCGGGGCAAGGGTTACAGCCAACTGGACGTCAATCGGGACAATCGCACCATCGACTACTACGACGCCCACCTCAGCGCCAGCTATGAGCTGGATTTCTGGGGCGGCAAACGGGCGGCCCGGGACAGCGCACTGAGCAGTCTGTCGGCCAGCGAGTTCGACCGGGCGACCGTGGAGCTGACCTTGCTCAGCGCTGTCGCCAACAGCTACACCCAGGCGCTGTCCCTGCGCGAACAGCAACGCATCGCCGAGCTGAACCTGGCCAACGCCCAGAGCGTGCTCGACCTGGTACAAACCCGCTACGACGCAGGCAGTGCCACGGCCCTGGAGCTGTCCCAGCAAAAAAGCCTGGTGGCGGCGCAACAGCGCAGGTTGCCTCAAGTGCAGCAGCAGGCCCGGGAAGCCTTGATCACCCTGGCGGCGCTGCTGGGGCAACCGGTGCAGTCGGTCACACTCGACGATGAGAATTTCGACCGTTTGCACTGGCCCGCCATCGACGCCGGGGTGCCCAGCGACCTGCTCAGTCGCCGTCCCGACATCGCCGCCGCCGAAGCCCGCCTCGCCGCCGCCCAGGCCGACATCAGCGTGGCCCGCGCGGCCATGCTGCCCTCCGTGACCCTGGGCCTGAGCGTGGCGACCGGCGCCGACATTGCCGAGCAGTTGCTGCGCAACAACGTCTACAACCTCACCGCAGGTTTGGCCGCGCCGATCTTCAACAACGGACGCCTCAAGGCCGAACGCGACCGAGCCACCGCCCGCCAGGAAGAACTGCTGGAGCTCTACCGCGCCGCCATCATCAACGGCTTCGCCGACGTCGAAAAAGCCCTGAACGGCATCCATGGGCTCGACCGGCAGCGGCAATGGCAAAGCGAAGAACTGCACCAGGCCCAGAGCGCCTTCGACATCGCCCAGAGCCGTTACCAGGCCGGCGCCGAAGACCTGCTCACCGTGCTGGAAACCCAGCGCACGCTGTACGCCGCCCAGGACATGAACGTGCAATTGCGATTGGCGCGGGTGCAGGCGAGCGTGGCGTTGTACAAGGCGTTGGGTGGGGGTTGGCGGGTGATGTAG
- a CDS encoding aminotransferase class V-fold PLP-dependent enzyme, which translates to MNERRTFLKQAGILAAGLPLTASLPAPAIADPLPPLPRDKWAQLRSLFNQDPDYLHFSNFLVTTHPRPVREAIDRHRAALDKNPGLLMDWDLGVTEEREENVRAWAGRYLQANPAQIALTGSTTEGLAMIYGGVHVAADQEILSTAHEHYATHTILDLRSQRDGTRVRKIKLFENAHNASHEEILSAIDRNIRPQTRVLGMTWVHSGSGVKLPIDKIGALVDKHNQGRNDEQRIVYVVDGVHGFGVEDLSFPAMNCDFFIAGTHKWMFGPRGTGLVCSRSEELKYVTPIIPTFSEATAFSTTLTPGGYHAFEHRWAADEAFKLHLQLGKAEVQARIHALNTYLKKQLLALPQIELVTPMSPDLSAGFTFFRVKGRKSDEIAAYLMQNRVIADAVHRDAGPVIRTAPGLLNTEAEIDRFMGLLGKTL; encoded by the coding sequence ATGAATGAGCGCCGGACCTTCCTCAAGCAGGCCGGGATCCTGGCCGCCGGCCTGCCGCTGACCGCCAGTCTTCCCGCCCCGGCCATTGCCGATCCGCTGCCGCCATTGCCCCGGGATAAATGGGCGCAGTTGCGCTCGCTGTTCAACCAGGACCCGGACTACCTGCACTTCTCCAATTTCCTGGTCACCACCCACCCGCGCCCGGTACGTGAGGCCATCGACAGGCATCGCGCGGCCCTGGATAAAAACCCGGGGCTGCTGATGGACTGGGACCTGGGCGTCACCGAGGAGCGCGAGGAAAATGTGCGGGCCTGGGCCGGCCGCTACTTGCAAGCGAACCCTGCGCAGATCGCTCTCACCGGCAGCACCACCGAGGGCCTGGCGATGATCTACGGCGGCGTCCATGTGGCAGCCGACCAGGAGATCCTCAGCACCGCCCACGAACATTACGCCACCCATACCATCCTGGATTTGCGCAGCCAACGGGACGGCACCCGGGTGCGCAAGATCAAACTGTTCGAGAACGCCCACAACGCCAGCCACGAGGAAATCCTGAGCGCCATCGACCGCAACATCCGTCCGCAAACCCGCGTACTCGGCATGACTTGGGTGCATTCGGGCAGCGGCGTGAAGCTGCCAATCGACAAGATCGGCGCGCTGGTGGACAAGCACAACCAGGGCCGCAACGATGAGCAGCGCATCGTCTACGTGGTGGACGGCGTGCACGGCTTCGGTGTTGAAGACCTGAGCTTCCCAGCGATGAATTGCGACTTCTTCATCGCCGGCACCCACAAATGGATGTTCGGCCCCCGGGGCACCGGCCTGGTGTGCAGCCGTAGCGAAGAGCTCAAGTACGTCACGCCGATCATCCCGACCTTCTCCGAAGCCACGGCGTTTTCCACCACCCTGACGCCCGGCGGCTACCACGCCTTCGAGCATCGCTGGGCGGCGGACGAAGCGTTCAAGCTGCACCTGCAACTGGGCAAAGCCGAGGTGCAGGCGCGCATTCACGCGCTCAATACCTATTTGAAAAAACAGCTGCTGGCACTGCCGCAAATCGAGCTGGTCACGCCCATGAGCCCGGACTTGTCGGCCGGTTTCACCTTCTTCCGGGTCAAGGGTCGCAAGAGCGATGAGATCGCCGCCTACCTGATGCAAAACCGGGTGATCGCCGACGCCGTGCATCGCGACGCCGGGCCGGTCATTCGAACCGCGCCGGGCCTGCTCAACACCGAAGCCGAGATCGATCGCTTCATGGGCTTGCTGGGCAAGACACTCTGA
- the pvdM gene encoding pyoverdine-tailoring dipeptidase-like protein PvdM: MTTPRSKKALFIGVPLALALVVGGGLAAWDHWWRDNPGYPVKVMKEARELHERLLSFDSHISVPLDFGTAGNEADKDGSGQFDLVKANRGHLSGAALTIFGWPELWNGPNAPHKPTAGFVEEARNQQEVRFKIITGMVRDFPNQVAIAYTPDDFRRLHGEGKFAIFISMLNAYPLGHDLSLLDLWTARGMRMFGFSYIGNNDWADSSRPLPFFNDSPDALGGLSDLGKQAVARLNDLGVIIDVSQMSTQALEQVAHLSRTPLVASHSAPRAMVDIPRNLSDKEMQLIKASGGVVQIVGFSQYLRPLTQKTQDRLNDLRQRFDLPPLPNLAMALMPGDPIIAAWPEQKFGEYAGQLYGILEEEPKASLKDLGDAIDYTVRKIGIDHVGISSDFNEGGGVKGWEDVGEIRNVTAELLTRGYSEADIAKLWGGNFLRVWDQVQQAARPAVASTRGAAQP; this comes from the coding sequence ATGACAACACCACGTTCGAAAAAAGCTCTCTTCATCGGCGTGCCCCTGGCCCTTGCACTGGTGGTCGGTGGCGGCCTCGCGGCCTGGGACCACTGGTGGCGAGACAACCCCGGCTATCCGGTCAAAGTGATGAAAGAGGCCAGGGAACTGCACGAGCGCCTGCTGTCCTTCGACAGCCACATCTCCGTACCGCTGGATTTCGGCACCGCCGGCAACGAAGCAGACAAGGATGGCAGCGGCCAGTTCGACCTGGTCAAAGCCAACCGCGGACACCTGTCCGGCGCGGCCCTGACGATCTTCGGCTGGCCGGAGCTGTGGAACGGCCCCAACGCGCCGCACAAACCCACCGCCGGCTTCGTCGAGGAAGCGCGCAATCAGCAGGAAGTGCGCTTCAAGATCATCACCGGCATGGTCCGCGACTTTCCCAACCAGGTCGCCATCGCCTACACCCCGGATGATTTCCGGCGCCTGCATGGCGAAGGCAAGTTCGCGATTTTCATCAGCATGCTCAACGCCTATCCGCTGGGCCATGACCTGAGCCTGCTGGACCTGTGGACGGCGCGCGGCATGCGCATGTTCGGCTTCAGTTACATCGGCAACAACGACTGGGCCGACTCCTCGCGTCCACTGCCGTTCTTCAACGACTCACCCGATGCCCTCGGCGGCCTGTCGGATCTTGGCAAGCAAGCGGTGGCGCGCCTGAACGACCTGGGCGTGATCATCGACGTCTCGCAGATGTCGACCCAGGCCCTCGAGCAAGTTGCGCACCTGAGCCGCACGCCCTTGGTGGCCTCCCATTCCGCGCCTCGGGCGATGGTGGATATCCCGCGCAACCTCAGCGACAAGGAAATGCAGCTGATCAAGGCCAGCGGTGGCGTGGTGCAGATCGTCGGTTTCTCCCAATACCTGCGCCCGCTGACGCAAAAGACCCAGGACAGACTCAACGACCTGCGCCAACGTTTCGACCTGCCACCGCTGCCCAACCTGGCCATGGCGCTGATGCCGGGCGATCCGATCATCGCCGCGTGGCCGGAACAGAAATTCGGTGAATACGCCGGCCAGCTCTACGGCATTCTGGAGGAGGAACCCAAGGCCAGCCTCAAGGACCTGGGCGACGCCATCGATTACACCGTGCGCAAGATCGGCATCGACCATGTCGGCATCAGTTCGGACTTCAACGAAGGCGGCGGCGTCAAGGGCTGGGAAGACGTGGGTGAGATCCGCAACGTCACCGCCGAACTGCTGACCCGCGGCTACTCCGAAGCGGACATCGCCAAACTGTGGGGCGGCAACTTTCTGCGGGTCTGGGATCAGGTCCAGCAAGCCGCCCGGCCTGCCGTGGCCTCGACCCGGGGGGCCGCCCAGCCATGA
- a CDS encoding DUF6124 family protein, producing MFKITPNPPEDDAKKLDEAADRALAFYLDPKPEKPNPPPDQLFTVAEGADLECLLANLSETRASVNVMANELAFDLEGARRSFVLGIQQMVELSELLANRALDIAAPR from the coding sequence ATGTTCAAGATCACCCCCAATCCCCCCGAAGACGATGCCAAAAAACTCGACGAAGCCGCCGACCGCGCCCTCGCCTTTTACCTCGATCCCAAACCTGAAAAACCCAATCCACCACCGGACCAGTTGTTCACCGTCGCGGAAGGCGCAGACCTGGAATGCCTGCTGGCCAACCTCAGCGAAACCCGCGCCTCGGTGAATGTCATGGCCAACGAACTGGCCTTTGATCTGGAAGGCGCGCGGCGGAGTTTTGTCCTGGGAATCCAGCAGATGGTCGAGCTGAGTGAGCTGCTGGCGAACCGTGCGCTGGACATCGCCGCGCCGCGCTAG
- a CDS encoding sigma-70 family RNA polymerase sigma factor, which produces MLENYYRELVCFLNARLGNRQAAEDVVHDAYVRVLERASDTPIEQPRAFLYRTALNLVIDGHRRNTLRQVESLEVLDSEERFFTPSPHTSLDHGQRLDMLQRALAELPPLCRESFLLRKLEGLSHPQIAERLGISRSLVEKHIVNAMKHCRIRVRQWDAH; this is translated from the coding sequence ATGTTGGAAAACTACTATCGCGAACTGGTGTGTTTCCTGAACGCCAGGCTTGGCAACCGCCAGGCGGCCGAGGATGTGGTGCATGACGCCTATGTGCGGGTGCTTGAGCGCGCCAGTGACACACCCATCGAGCAGCCCCGGGCGTTCCTGTACCGCACCGCGCTGAACCTGGTGATCGACGGGCATCGGCGCAATACCCTGCGCCAGGTCGAATCCCTGGAGGTGCTGGACAGCGAAGAGCGCTTCTTCACCCCATCGCCCCATACCAGCCTTGACCATGGTCAGCGCCTGGACATGCTCCAGCGCGCCCTGGCCGAGTTGCCGCCGCTGTGCCGCGAGAGTTTCCTGCTGCGCAAGCTTGAAGGCCTGTCCCACCCGCAAATCGCCGAACGCCTGGGCATTTCCCGGTCGCTGGTGGAAAAGCACATCGTCAACGCCATGAAGCATTGCCGCATTCGCGTGCGGCAGTGGGACGCGCATTAA